In one Rutidosis leptorrhynchoides isolate AG116_Rl617_1_P2 chromosome 8, CSIRO_AGI_Rlap_v1, whole genome shotgun sequence genomic region, the following are encoded:
- the LOC139865006 gene encoding acyl-coenzyme A oxidase 3, peroxisomal-like — protein sequence MNYSSSLSSMDRVNFRTQILIRHLYNHQTPTTDLLFTAPCVNYTPPELTEPPSEFDTKSLRKLLDGDSIDDIDYVFNLMMQSPLFCPKNRGGKVFIAPDFNQSKEQQREMTMKRIDYLREKGAFDGWFFKKGFEGDLWRFALAETVSVFDHSLGIKLGVHFFLWGGAIRFMGTQRHHDKWYKPTETYEVKGCFAMTELGHGSNVRGIETITRYDASTQEFIISTPCESAQKYWIGGAANHASHTVVFSQLEINGVNQGVHAFIAQIRDEDGNVCPNVRIADCGHKIGLNGVDNGRIWFDNLRIPRENLLNSVADVSPDGQYLTDIKDPDQRFAAFLAPLTSGRVTIAASAMNTTKIGLAIAVRYSLSRRAFSIRPNEPEVLLLDYPSHQRRLLPLLAKTYALSFASNYLKTIYVKRTPESIKTVHVVSSALKAVLTWHCMRTLQECREACGGQGLKTENHVGHLKSEYDVQLTFEGDNNVLMQQISKALLAEFLAAKKRNKPIKGLGLEHLNKPAPVIPSELTSSTLRSTQFQTDIFCLRERDLLQHFVSEVSQHQAQGESKEHIFTVTYQIAEDLGRAFSDRLILQTYLDVEATVPAGSLKNVLSLMRSMYTTIVMEEDASFLRYGYLSTDNAAVVRKEVPKLCSELRPHALSLVSSFGIPDAFLAPIAFNWVEANAWSSV from the exons ATGAACTACTCATCATCACTTTCATCAATGGATCGGGTCAATTTCCGGACCCAAATATTAATCCGGCATCTTTACAACCACCAAACACCTACAACCGATCTTCTTTTCACCGCCCCATGTGTCAATTACACCCCACCTGAACTCACCGAACCACCATCTGAATTCGATACAAAATCACTTCGTAAACTATTAGATGGTGACAGTATAGATGATATTGATTATGTGTTTAATTTGATGATGCAGTCTCCCCTGTTTTGCCCTAAAAACAGGGGAGGGAAAGTGTTTATTGCACCTGATTTTAATCAGTCAAAAGAACAACAAAGAGAGATGACAATGAAAAGAATTGATTATTTAAGAGAAAAAGGTGCTTTTGATGGTTGGTTTTTTAAAAAAGGGTTTGAAGGTGATTTGTGGAGATTTGCACTTGCTGAAACTGTTAGTGTTTTTGATCATTCACTTGGAATTAAACTTGGTGTTCATTTCTTTCTATG GGGTGGTGCGATTCGTTTTATGGGCACACAACGCCATCATGATAAATGGTACAAGCCAACTGAGACTTATGAAGTGAAGGGTTGTTTTGCAATGACCGAATTAGGACATGGAAGTAAT GTCCGAGGCATCGAAACAATCACTAGATATGATGCAAGCACTCAAGAATTTATCATTAGTACTCCTTGTGAATCTGCTCAGAAATATTGGATTGGAGGTGCAGCTAAT CATGCTTCACACACAGTTGTTTTCTCACAACTTGAAATTAATGGTGTGAATCAAGGAGTGCATGCTTTTATAGCCCAGATCAGAGATGAAGATGGAAATGTGTGCCCAAATGTTCGTATTGCTGATTGTGGTCACAAAATTGGGCTGAATGGTGTTGACAATGGTAGAATCTG GTTTGACAATCTACGGATTCCTAGAGAGAACTTATTGAATTCAGTTGCTGATGTGTCACCAGATGGGCAATATCTGACTGATATTAAAGACCCAGATCAG AGATTTGCAGCCTTTTTGGCCCCTCTAACATCTGGTCGTGTAACAATTGCCGCCAGTGCCATGAACACAACAAAG ATTGGTTTAGCAATTGCGGTAAGGTACTCTTTGTCAAGAAGAGCGTTTTCAATTAGACCAAATGAACCTGAAGTTCTTCTACTTGATTATCCCAGTCATCAAAGGCGGCTGTTACCTCTTTTAGCAAAGAC ATATGCGCTGAGCTTTGCGTCTAACTATCTGAAGACGATATACGTCAAAAGAACACCCGAATCAATTAAAACCGTTCATGTTGTATCTAGTGCACTCAAAGCTGTTTTAACATGGCATTGCATGCGAACTCTTCAG GAATGCCGTGAAGCATGCGGCGGGCAAGGTTTGAAGACTGAAAATCATGTTGGTCATTTAAAAAGCGAATACGACGTTCAGCTCACATTTGAGGGTGACAACAATGTTTTGATGCAAcaa ATTAGTAAGGCGCTTCTTGCGGAGTTTTTGGCCGCCAAGAAAAGGAATAAACCGATTAAAGGTTTGGGACTAGAACACTTGAACAAACCAGCTCCCGTTATTCCGTCAGAACTCACAAGCTCTACCCTCAGGAGCACACAGTTtcag ACTGACATATTCTGCCTACGGGAGAGAGATTTATTGCAACATTTTGTATCAGAAGTCTCGCAACACCAAGCTCAGGGAGAAAGCAAGGAACATATATTCACAGTG ACATATCAAATAGCTGAGGATTTGGGCAGAGCCTTCTCGGATCGTTTGATTTTACAAACGTATCTTGATGTTGAAGCAACCGTACCAGCAGGCTCCTTAAAG AATGTATTAAGTCTAATGAGATCAATGTACACCACAATTGTGATGGAAGAAGATGCATCGTTTCTTCGATATGGCTACTTATCAACAGACAATGCCGCAGTCGTTAGGAAAGAGGTTCCAAAACTGTGCAGTGAATTACGACCGCATGCGCTCTCTTTAGTCAGCTCTTTTGGAATACCTGATGCTTTCTTAGCGCCAATTGCGTTCAACTGGGTCGAAGCTAATGCATGGTCTTCAGTTTAA